The DNA window CGCGCGGACGTCGAGGCACCAAAGCGCGGCGGCACGCTGCTCGCGACCTGGGGCGGCTTCGAGCCGCAATCGCTGTTCGTTCCCGCCGGCGGCGGATCGAGCCCGTATTTCACCTCGACCAAGGTCCACGAGCGGCTGCTCCGGCTCACGGTCGATCTGAAGTTCGAGCCGGTGCTGGCGCTCGAGATCAAGCCCGCCGCTGATTTTCGCAGTTACACGATCAAGCTGCGCGACGGCGTCACCTGGCACGACGGCAAGTCGTTCACCGCGGATGACGTCGTGTTCAACGCGATGGAATACTGGAAGCCGATTTCGGCGGGGGTGTCACTAGATGTGCTGGAAGGGGCCGAGGCGACCGATCCGCTGACCGTGGTGCTGAAATTCAAGGCGCCTGTTCCGGAGTTCTTCCTCAAGTCCGTGCTTGCCGGCAAGTCCGGCCTCGTCATTCCCAAGCACATCTATGCGGGCGGCAATATCATTACCAACCCGATCAACAACACGCCGGTTGGTACCGGCCCGTTCAAGGTCAAGGAATGGGTCCGCGGCAGCCATGTCGAATATCTTCGCAACGACAAATACTGGAACCCGTCGCTGCCCTATCTGGATCGTCTCGTGATCCGCTGGTGGCGCGACCCGGCATCGCGATCGGCGGCCTTCGAGGCTGGCCAACTCGATATCGGCACCTTCAATCCGATTCCGATGCCGGACATCGATCGTCTCATCAAGGGCGGCAAGATCATTGCCGAAACCAAGGGCTATTCTAACTCGGCCTGGGTCACCACCATCGAATTCAACCAGCGCCGCGACATCTTCAACAAGCGGGAAGTGCGGCAGGCGCTGATGCAGGCGATCGATCGCCAATTCATTTCCGACACGATCTTCTTCGGCCGCGCCCATCCCTCGATCGGCGCCATCCACTCCTCGAACTCGATCTTCTTTACCAAGGATGTCCAGGATTACCCGTTCGATTCCAAGAAAGCGGCCAAGATGCTCGATGCCGCCGGCTATCCGGTGAAGGGCGGCTCGCGTTTCAAGCTCAACCTGGTCTCGGCCGGCTGGTTCGAGGAAAACGAGAAGATTGGTCAATACATCAAGCAGGCGTTCGAGGATATCGACATCACAGTCGATCTGGCGGTGCCCGATCGCGCGACGTCGCTGAAGCGCATCTACACCGACTACGACTACGACGTCGCGATATCCAACAATTCCGGCAGCATCGAGCTGATCCCAAGCGCGACGGAGTTCTATACCACCGACGGCATCGTCAAGGGCGCCGCGTTCCGCAATGCCACCGGCTATTCGAACCCGAAACTCGACGAGGTCGTCGCCAAGATGGCGGTCGAGACCGATGAACCGAAACGGATCGCGCTGGCCAAGGACTTCGACCGCCTCGCAACCAGCGAGGCGCCGCTGTTGCCGCTGGTTGATCTCGAACCGGTGACGATCGCGCGTTCCGACGTCCGCAACCATTCCACGACCGCGGACTTCATGGGCGAAAGCTGGGCCGAACTCTGGCTCGACCGCTGAACGGAGCGCCGACTTGCGTCGCATCGTCCTTCGCCGCCTCGTGCAGATCATCCCGCTGGTGTTGGCGGTGATCGTGCTCAACTTCGTGCTGATTCATCTTGCGCCCGGCAGCCTGTTCGACGTCATGACGTCGGAGCAGCAGATCACGGATCCTTCGATGCTGGATCAGCTGCGCCACACCTACGGGGTCGACCAGCCGACCTGGGTGCAGCTGGCGAAGTATATCTGGTCGGTGATGCGGCTCGACCTCGGGTTTTCCTACCGGCAGAACGCACCGGTGCTCGACGTGATCATGGACCAATTGCCGGCCACCCTGATCCTGATGCTGTCGGCGACCGCGATCGCGCTCGTGGTCGGCGTGACTGCCGGCGTACTGGCGTCGGTCAGGGTCAATACGATATGGGACAATCTGATCTCGCTCGGCGCAGTTTTCTTCTTTGCCGCGCCGAGTTTTTGGCTCGGGATCATGATGACGGTGCTGTTCGCCGTCAAACTCGGCTGGTTTCCTGTCGGCGGCATGCGCACGATTGGCGCCGACAACGGCGCGTTCGCCGATGCGCTGGACGTGATGCATCATCTGGTGCTGCCCGCCACCGCGCTCGGCCTGTTCTACGCCGCGACCTATGCGCGGGTGATGCGCGCTTCAATGCTGGAGGTGTTCCGGCTCGACTTTGTCCGCACCGCGCGCGCCAAGGGGTTGTCGCCGGCGCGGGTCACGCTGGCGCATGTGATGCGCAACGCGCTGTTTCCGATCATTACGCTGCTCGGTCTGCAATTGGGCACGATCCTCGGCGGCAGTGTGGTGATCGAGGCCGTGTTCAGTTGGCCGGGCATCGGCAGCCTGCTGTTCGATAGCGTCATGAGCCGCAATTTCCCGATGGTGCTCGGCGTTCTCGTGCTGGGCTCGCTGCTGGTCGCGGTCGCCAATGCCGCGGTGGACCTGCTTTATCTGCGGCTCGATCCGCGTATTCGGCCGAGGTAGGCGCATGTTGACGCTGACCATCGATTTTGCCCGCCGCTTCGCCCGCAATCGTGCGGCGCTGGCCGGCCTCGTCCTGGTGGTCGTGGTGATCGGCGTCGCGTTGGCTGCGCCCTGGATGTTCCCGCGCAATCCGCTGCGCATCGTCGGCCGTCCCGAGATCTGGCCGTTCGTCAACTCGCGTTATCCGCTGGGCACGGATTCGCTGGGCCGTGATATCGCGGCGATGATCGCCTACGGCGCGCGCACCACGCTCTTGATCGGACTCTGCGCCAGCCTGACGGCAACGATCATCGGCATCACGGTCGGCGCCATGGCCGCCTATTTCGGCGGATGGGTTGACGAACTGCTGATGCGCTTCACCGAACTGTTTCAGACCATCCCGAACCTGATCTTCGTGCTGACGATCGTTTCAATTCTCGGCCAGAAGATCGAATATGTGACGATCGCCGTGGGGATCGTGAGCTGGAATCCGATCGCGCGGCTGACGCGCGCCGAGTTCCTGTCGCTGCGCGACCGCGAATTCGTCCAGGCCTGCCGTGCGATGGGAATGGGCAATCTGCGGATCATGTTCGGCGAGATACTTCCCAACGCGCTACCGCCGGTGATCGTGCTGTCGTCGCTGGTGATCGCCGGCGCCGTCCTGTTCGAATCGGCGGTGTCGTTTCTTGGCCTCGGCGATCCCAACGTCTCGAGCTGGGGACGCTTGATCGGCGATGGCCGTACCCTGATCCGCACCTCCTGGTACATCTGCGCGGTGCCGGGCGTGGCGATCATGCTCACGGTGCTGGCGCTCAATTTGGTTGGCGACGGTCTCAACGATGCGCTCAACCCCAAGCTTCGGGACCGCTAACATGGGCGTCAGCAAGGTTCCTGACGGCGCCCCGATCCTCGATATCGACAGCCTGCAGGTGTCGCTGTTCACCCGGCGCGGCGTGCTGCCCGCGGTCGACGGCCTGTCGCTGACGGTCTCGGCCGGCGAGACCGTGGCTGTTGTCGGCGAGTCCGGCTGCGGCAAGTCGCTGACGGCGCTGGCGGTCATGCGCCTGTTGCCATGGCCGCCGGCCAGGATCGTCGGTGGCGCGGTGCGCTTCATGGGACGCGACCTTGCCACCTTGTCCGATCGCGCGATGCAGCGCGTGCGCGGCAAGGATATCTCGATGATCTTTCAGGATCCGATGAGCTCGCTCAATCCAGTGGTCACCATCGGAGATCAGCTGATCGAAGCGGTGCAGTCGCATAACGACGTCTCGCGCAAGGAGGCAGAACACCGTGCCGTCGAATTGCTGCGGCAGGTCCGCATCCCGGACGCCGAACGCCGGCTGCATGATTTTCCGCACCAGATGTCCGGCGGCATGAGCCAGCGCGTCATGATCGCGATGGCGATCGCCTGCGGACCGAAACTGCTGATCGCGGACGAGCCGACCACCGCGCTCGACGTCACCATCCAGGCGCAGATCCTGGATCTGATGAAGGAGCTGCAGGCGAACTTCGGCATGGCAATGATCATCATCACCCACGATCTCGGCGTCGTCGCCGAGACCGCGGACCGTGTCGTGGTGATGTATGCCGGCCGCAAGGTCGAGGAGGCGCCGGTCGAGGCGTTGTTCGAGCGGCCGCTGCATCGCTATACACGCGGCCTGCTCGGCGCCACGCCTTCGGCGATGCGGCGGCACAGCACCAGGCTTGCCGAGATCAGCGGTGCCGTTCCGGCCTTGTCCGAGCTGCCGGTTGGCTGCGCCTTCCAGAACCGCTGCCCCGATGCCTTCGACCGTTGCCGCGCCGAACGGCCGGCCTTGATGCCGCTGATGCCAGGCCGCACCGCGGCGTGTTTCGCTGCCGAAGAGGAGTTATCGCGACATGTCGCTGCTGTCGGTACTTAGCCTTTGCGTGCAATACCAGAGCGCGCAGGGCACGGTGCGCGCGGTCGACGACGTCAGCTTCGATCTCGAGGCCGGCGAGACCATCGGCCTGGTCGGCGAATCCGGTTGCGGCAAATCGACCTTGTCCAAGGCGATCATGCGCCTGGTGCCGTGCTCTGACGGCCGCGTCGTGCTCGACGGCCAGGACATCACCAATCTGCAGGGCGCGCAGCTCAAGCCTGTGCGCAAGACCATGCAGATGATCTTTCAGGACCCTTACGGTTCGCTCAATCCACGCCACGACATCGGCACCATCATCGGCCAGCCGCTCAGCGTCGCCGGATGGTCGCGCCGCGACATCCGCGATCGGGTCGCCGAGCTGATGCAGCAGGTCGGGTTGCCGGCGGATGGCGCGCGGCGCTATCCGCACGAATTCTCCGGCGGTCAGCGGCAGCGGATCGGAATAGCCCGTGCGCTGGCTCTGAGACCGAAGGTCATCATCTGCGACGAGCCGGTGTCGGCGCTGGACGTCTCGGTCCGTGCCCAGGTCATCAATCTGCTGCAGGACCTGCAGCAGCAGACCGGCGTGTCGTATCTCTTCATCTCGCACGATCTGTCGGTGATCGAACACGTCTCCGACCGGCTGATTGTGATGTATCTCGGCCGCATCGTCGAAAGCGGGCGCGGCGCTGATCTCTGGCGGCAGCCGGCGCATCCTTACACGCTGGCGCTGCTGGCGGCGGCGCCGGTCGCCGATCCGAAGCTGGCGCGCAGCCGGACCAGAAGCATTTTGCAAGGCGAGTTGCCAAGTCCGCTCAATCCTCCGACGGGCTGCAGCTTCCACGAGCGCTGTCAGATGGCGCGCGAGCGCTGCAGCCAGGAGCGGCCGCTGCTGCGGGCGGTGTCCGGCGGCCGCATGGTGGCCTGTCACTATGACCTGCTCGAGCAGCCCGCCGGGGTGCCGCAGGCCGTGAGCGCGGCCAGATGAGTGATTTCAGGGAAAAAGGAGTCTTGCCCATGCGCTGGCATAATCTCGGTGATCTGATCGACCGCAACGGCAATCTCGACAAGGAGGCCATCGTCGATCTCGCCTTGCCCGGTGGT is part of the Bradyrhizobium canariense genome and encodes:
- a CDS encoding ABC transporter permease; translation: MRRIVLRRLVQIIPLVLAVIVLNFVLIHLAPGSLFDVMTSEQQITDPSMLDQLRHTYGVDQPTWVQLAKYIWSVMRLDLGFSYRQNAPVLDVIMDQLPATLILMLSATAIALVVGVTAGVLASVRVNTIWDNLISLGAVFFFAAPSFWLGIMMTVLFAVKLGWFPVGGMRTIGADNGAFADALDVMHHLVLPATALGLFYAATYARVMRASMLEVFRLDFVRTARAKGLSPARVTLAHVMRNALFPIITLLGLQLGTILGGSVVIEAVFSWPGIGSLLFDSVMSRNFPMVLGVLVLGSLLVAVANAAVDLLYLRLDPRIRPR
- a CDS encoding ABC transporter permease, encoding MLTLTIDFARRFARNRAALAGLVLVVVVIGVALAAPWMFPRNPLRIVGRPEIWPFVNSRYPLGTDSLGRDIAAMIAYGARTTLLIGLCASLTATIIGITVGAMAAYFGGWVDELLMRFTELFQTIPNLIFVLTIVSILGQKIEYVTIAVGIVSWNPIARLTRAEFLSLRDREFVQACRAMGMGNLRIMFGEILPNALPPVIVLSSLVIAGAVLFESAVSFLGLGDPNVSSWGRLIGDGRTLIRTSWYICAVPGVAIMLTVLALNLVGDGLNDALNPKLRDR
- a CDS encoding ABC transporter ATP-binding protein; the protein is MGVSKVPDGAPILDIDSLQVSLFTRRGVLPAVDGLSLTVSAGETVAVVGESGCGKSLTALAVMRLLPWPPARIVGGAVRFMGRDLATLSDRAMQRVRGKDISMIFQDPMSSLNPVVTIGDQLIEAVQSHNDVSRKEAEHRAVELLRQVRIPDAERRLHDFPHQMSGGMSQRVMIAMAIACGPKLLIADEPTTALDVTIQAQILDLMKELQANFGMAMIIITHDLGVVAETADRVVVMYAGRKVEEAPVEALFERPLHRYTRGLLGATPSAMRRHSTRLAEISGAVPALSELPVGCAFQNRCPDAFDRCRAERPALMPLMPGRTAACFAAEEELSRHVAAVGT
- a CDS encoding ABC transporter ATP-binding protein, which gives rise to MSLLSVLSLCVQYQSAQGTVRAVDDVSFDLEAGETIGLVGESGCGKSTLSKAIMRLVPCSDGRVVLDGQDITNLQGAQLKPVRKTMQMIFQDPYGSLNPRHDIGTIIGQPLSVAGWSRRDIRDRVAELMQQVGLPADGARRYPHEFSGGQRQRIGIARALALRPKVIICDEPVSALDVSVRAQVINLLQDLQQQTGVSYLFISHDLSVIEHVSDRLIVMYLGRIVESGRGADLWRQPAHPYTLALLAAAPVADPKLARSRTRSILQGELPSPLNPPTGCSFHERCQMARERCSQERPLLRAVSGGRMVACHYDLLEQPAGVPQAVSAAR
- a CDS encoding ABC transporter substrate-binding protein encodes the protein MNRFSRRDFLMTSAGAAFATRMIEPARADVEAPKRGGTLLATWGGFEPQSLFVPAGGGSSPYFTSTKVHERLLRLTVDLKFEPVLALEIKPAADFRSYTIKLRDGVTWHDGKSFTADDVVFNAMEYWKPISAGVSLDVLEGAEATDPLTVVLKFKAPVPEFFLKSVLAGKSGLVIPKHIYAGGNIITNPINNTPVGTGPFKVKEWVRGSHVEYLRNDKYWNPSLPYLDRLVIRWWRDPASRSAAFEAGQLDIGTFNPIPMPDIDRLIKGGKIIAETKGYSNSAWVTTIEFNQRRDIFNKREVRQALMQAIDRQFISDTIFFGRAHPSIGAIHSSNSIFFTKDVQDYPFDSKKAAKMLDAAGYPVKGGSRFKLNLVSAGWFEENEKIGQYIKQAFEDIDITVDLAVPDRATSLKRIYTDYDYDVAISNNSGSIELIPSATEFYTTDGIVKGAAFRNATGYSNPKLDEVVAKMAVETDEPKRIALAKDFDRLATSEAPLLPLVDLEPVTIARSDVRNHSTTADFMGESWAELWLDR